In Providencia alcalifaciens, the sequence CAGCCTAGCGTTTCTGATGCCAGCCATTACCAGTCCGTTATCGATGCCGCTCAAGGCAAACCGTCTATGGATATCCTGCGTGCTTTTATCAGCCAAGAACCCCTGCTAACCGATCCTGTACAACATCAGGCGAATATTGATTCTCTGTGGCAGATGTTAACACAGATGAACCCAGAACAGATTCAAGGAATCGAAGCTGACGAAAATATTCTACTGGGCTGGGTCGACCTTCTGGATATCTACCAAAATAATAAAGATGACCCAGAGGCACTACGCACTGGCATCGAAGACTGGAAAACTCGCTACCCACATAATCCGGGCGCCAAAAACCTGCCAAGTGCATTAGTTCAAGGTACAGTCACCAAAGTCGGTACTAATCCACGTATTGCGCTATTTTTACCGATGAGCGGGCAAGGTCAAGTCTTTGGTCAAGCCATCATGCAAGGCTTCCTCGATGCACAAAAAGGTTTACCTTCAGACCCAGCATCCCAAGCTGCCGCAGCACCGACTGAACCACAAAGCTCCGGTAATGATGTGCTAGACCAGATTTACCAAGAAGTGGCTGCAACAGTTAATGAAAATGCCAATGTGGAAGTTGCTGCATCTAACGTGCGAATTGATGCAACGCCAACCAATACCCAGAGCGTTAAAGTCTTTGATACCCAAGGCAAAACGATGCCTCAATTAGTCGCTCAAGCCACTTCTGAAGGGTATAACTTAATTGTTGGACCGCTACTGAAATCAGAGGTGCAAGCTATTGCTCAAATGAATGCACCCGTCAATGTACTGGCACTGAATGAATTAGACGCTAACCAGCTACAGCCGCGTGCAAACTTATGTTATTTCTCTTTATCCCCTGAAGATGAAGCGAAAAATGCCGCTAACCAAATGAGATTAGACGGTAAACAGATGCCGTTAGTGTTAGTGCCAGCATCTCCATTTGGGGATCGCATCGCAAAAGCGTTTGCCGAAGAGTGGCAAGCAAAAGGCGGTGGCACTGCACTGATGCAAACATTTGGTTCTACCGCATCCTTAAAAGAATCGATCAACCGTGGTCAAGGGATCCGAATGACAGGTACCCCGATCAGTGTCGATACCCAAGGAATGGCACCAACAAGTAGCGGTATTGATGCGGTCTATATTGTTGCAACACGCGATGAATTAACCCTCGTCAAACCGATGATCGATATGGCGATCAGTTCCCGTCAGCGCCCTGCTTTATATGCAAGTTCGCGCAGTAACCAAGGGAACTCAAATGCGGATTATCGTTTCGAAATGGAGGACGTAAAATTCAGTGAAGTCCCATTACTTGCCGGCGCAAACAATAACCTACGCAAACAAGCTCAAGGCAAAGTGAATAACGATTATTCGCTGTTCCGCCTGTATGCGATGGGTATTGATGCATGGTCACTGGCAAATAACTACGATAACCTGCAACAACACAGTGACCAGTTCCGTGTTAACGGAGCATCCGGTACGTTAAGTGTGAATAATAACTGTGTTATTTATCGCGAATTGCCATGGCTGCAATTCAAGCAAGGGCAAGTAAAGCCTGCGCAATAAATTAGGTCACTTTATTGCTGCCTATTTTCAGACAAGGATGTCATGAAAACTGTTAAAAAATCATTAAAATGGCTGACTGGTCGATATTACGAAAACCAAGCGCTCTCCTATTTAAAGCAGCAAGGGCTCGCTTTCGTCGCACGCAATGTTCGAAATCGTGCGGGAGAAATCGATTTGATCATGCGAGATAAATCAGGCTGGGTATTCGTAGAGGTTCGTTTTCGCAAGAATAGTGATTACGGAGACGCACTTTTATCAGTAAACTGGCACAAACGCAGAAAAATATTGTCCACCGCACAATATTGGCTTGCTCAACGACAAGAAAGTTTTGAAACAACACCTTGCCGCTTTGATATCTGTGCAATCACCGGCAAGCAATTTCAGTGGATTCAAAACGCATTTAATCTTAGTGAACAGGAATATAAGTAAGTGCTAGATAGAATAAAAGTTTGCTTTACTGAAAGCATCCAAACTCAAATTGCCGCAGCTGAAGCCCTGCCCGATGCAATTTCTCGTGCTGCAATGATGATGGTGCAGTCACTGCTTAATGGTAATAAAATTTTGTGTTGTGGCAATGGCGCATCCGCAGCAACAGCACAGCGTTTTGCAGCGAGCATGATCCACCGTTTTGAAACCGAGCGCCCAAGTTTACCTGCTCTCGCGCTAAATACAGATAATACCGTGCTCACCGCGATTTCAGGAAGCAAGCAACCAACTGAAATTTATGCAAAACAAGTTCGAGCGTTGGGTCAGCATGGTGATGTATTAATGGCTATCTCAACCCATGGTAACAGTGCCGATATTATTAAAGCCGTAGAAGCTGCGGTAACGCGCGATATGACTATCGTCGCACTCACTGGCTATGATGGCGGCGAATTAGCGGGCCTTTTAGGACCACAGGATGTTGAAATTCGTATCCCATCCCAGCATAGTGTCAGAATTCAAGAGGTACACTTACTCACAGTGAATTGTCTGTGTGACCTTATCGATAACACGCTCTTTCCTCATCAGAACGACTAAGGAGACAAAATGCGATTACTTCCGATTTTTGCCATAGTATTTAGTGCTGTTCTTTTACAAGGCTGTATTGGTGCCGCCGTTGTGGGTACTGCCGCAGTAGCCACCAAAAGCGCTACAGACCCTCGTTCTGTTGGTCAGCAAGTTGATGATGGCACATTAGAAGCCCGAGTCAGTGGTCAACTTAACAAAGACAAAGATGTCACCAGCAAAGCCCGTATTATTGCAACGGCGTATAAAGGCAATGTCTTGTTAACTGGACAATCTCCCGATATGTCATGGGCAGATAAGGCCAAACAAATCGCCAGTAACGTCGATGGTACAGAAAAAGTGTATAACGAGGTTCGACAAGGTCAGCCCGTTGATTTAGGTACTGCGTCAAAAGACACTTGGTTAACCACCAAAATAAAATCTAAGATTTTAGCCAGTGACGAAGTGAAGTCAGGCAGCGTTAAAGTCATCACTGAGAATGGTGAAGTCTTCTTATTAGGTGTACTCACTCAGCAAGAAGGGGCTGCGGCTGCAAAAATTGCGAGTGAAACGGATGGTGTTCGTCGCGTAACGACGGCATTTACTTATCTCAATTGATTATAATTAATAACCTATTGTTACAAAGAGCCGAGCCATGAAGTCAAATTCATGGCTTTTTTCTTACTCCTCACCTATGCCGTTGTTTTTCAGATAATTCCTACCTCCTAATAAGCTCATCTGATTAAGTATCCATGCTTGCCTTTTCAATACATATGAAGATGGGTTTTTTACATGGAATTTATGAGGATTAGGTAAAACAGCAGCTAAAAGTGCAGCCTCCTGTCGAGAAAGCTTGCTAGCAGGCTTATTGAAGAATTTATTTGCAGCCTCTTCAACACCAAAAACTCCCTCACCAAACTCTGCAATATTAAGATAAACAGTAATGATTCTAGTTTTGGACCACATCAACTCCATAACTGGCGTCATTGCTGTCTCAAACCCTTTTCTTAACCAGCTTCGCCCATCCCATAACCATAAGTTTTTTACCGTTTGCTGAGAGATTGTTGAAGCCCCTCTAACTGTCTGTTTATTGCTCGAATTATGTTTATATGCTCGCTCAATTGCATCAAGATCAAATCCCCAATGATGCGGAAAATTTTGATCTTCAGAGGCAATGACAGCGAGATAAAGACAGGGAGAAATCTGTTTTTCACTTACCCAAGTTGAATGTGAAACATAAGAAAAATTAAAGTTTACCCATGCGGAAAGCTGTCTTTCGACCATCACCGCAGAAAAGGGGACAGGAATAAATTTGAAGATCACAACAGACACTAGCCAGAGGGCAAGTAATGAAAGTGTGATCTTCTTTAACCAATACCACAAGCGAGAAACAAACTTTTGCATTGAGTTAATTACGCCATTTCTAATACTTTCTCAACTAGCTTATTGATACCTATATTTGCCTCAGCAATGGATTGAGCCAGCATATAAGCAGGTGTTGTAACAACTTTGTTATATTCATCAACCACAATGTTATCAACCGTACACACAACATGCTCCCCACCCATTTTTTCAATTTGGGCAATCGTTTCTGTATCATTACCAATCGTCAATTTCACTGATGTATTTAACATCTTCGGTAACATGACAGGAGCAATACACATCAGTCCTAGCGGCTTTTTCTGTTGGTGCATTGCCTTTACTAAACTTAATAGTTGTTTATTAATTTCACATTCGCTTCCTTTCACCGCAAAATCGCATAAATTTTTTGCCACACCAAAACCACCAGGAATTATAAGGGCATCTAGCTTAGAGGCATCTGCTGATGACAAAGGCGCTATTTCCCCACGAGAAATACGTGCTGATTCTTCCATTTGATTACGCTTTTCTGTTTTTAATTCACCATTAACATGATTAATTACAGTAGCTTGATATTCATCTGGCGCATAAAAGTGAACTTCTGCGTTATTTTTGCTTAAAGCAAGCATAGTTAATACTGATTCATGGATCTCGCTTCCATCAAAAACACCACAGCCACTTAAAATTACCGCAATTGATTTCATATCTTCGTCCTTTTGTAGTAAATTACTCCTCAGAGCGAAAGCAGACAAACATCAATCTTCATCACAGATTTTAATGAATCTTGTAACAGGTTCGATAAATTTTGGTATCTTGATAACGTCTGAGTCGTGAAAAATGCATTTTAATGATTCGCCTAAAATAAAAATCATAAGCGAATCAATGATTTCCCTGGTGTTGGCGCAGTATTCGCGCACCCCAACTTAGGTTGGGGTTATTTTTTTGTGCGGTTATCCACCCAGTTTCTTAATGTTTCTATATCTGATTTCCAATCCTGTTTTAACTCATCAACCCACTCTTGCACATTGTCCCACCATGCTGGTAATTCAGGGGATTGAATCTGCTGAGCGAGTTTCTGTAAATTTTTCAGTCCAACTGAACCCGCAGCACCTTTAATTTTGTGAGCTTCCTCAACAATTCCTTTCTGATCTTTAGCCACCATATTGGAATCGAGAATCGCTAAATAGCCCGGTAGCATTTTTTCAAATACCTCTAAGCCGTCATAAATCAGTTTTGGTCCGACTAATTCAATGTATTGCTCTAACATTTCACAATCTAAAATTGATTCATCAACTTCTGCCATATCCACTTGCTCCTCATGCTTGTCATTTGAAGATGCATTCTCGCCCCAGAATTGCTCAATCACTTGAGTGAGCGCAGGAACCGATAATGGTTTGCTCAGAACACCGTCCATCCCCGCATCGAAGTACTCTTTCTTATCTTTGAGGACATTCGCGGTCAGAGCGATTAATGGTGGTAAATCATCCTTATCATACTGTTGCTTAAGCTGTTTAGAGATATCTAACCCTGTCATATCAGGAAGTTGAATATCCAATAGAACTAAGTCATATTCACCAGGTGCGAACATCTCTAACGCGTCTTTACCTGTCATTGCGACATCAACCGTGTTGCCAAGATTCTCTAGCACAGAACACGCCACAACCACATTTAGTTCAATATCTTCCACTAGTAAGATGTGAAGCGCTGGTAATGGATAATCATCTTCGTTTTGTTGCTGCTCTTCGATTTCAGCCTCAACTTCAGGGGCTATTATCGACAATGTAAATGTTGAGCCATGGCCAATATCGCTTTCCACTCGAATATCGCCACCCATACTTTGTGCTAACCTACGGGATACAGAAAGTCCAATCCCCGTTCCCGTTGCAGGTCGTCCACCTGCAGAGTCACGAACTTGATAATACATCGCAAAGATTTTATCTAATTCATCTTTCGGAATACCGATGCCGCTATCTTTGACTTGGAAAAATAACTTGTCATCCGCTTCACGCCAGATGCTCAATTTAACTTCACCTTTCTGAGTGAATTTCACCGCATTACCAATTAAGTTCCACAGAATTTGGCGTAAGCGCGTACCATCCGTCAGAATAGTTTTAGGTAAACCATGTGCGACATCCATGACAAACTTCAAGCCTTTTGGCTGAACCAATAGTCCGCTCAGGTTTTCTAAATCGTTTACAAATTCGGGCAATGCCACTGGTTGGTTATCCAATTGGACTTTACGACGCTCGATTTTGTCCATTTCAATCACATCATTAAAAATATTGCCTAAAGTGACCGCGCTGACGTGAATGGTTTTTAAATAGCTCGATTGTTCTTTGGTAAGCTTGGTATCCAGTAAAATACGGCTAAGCCCCACAATGCCATTAAGCGGCGTACGAAGCTCGTGGCTGATAGTAGAGATAAAGGTAGTCTTCTCTCTGCTGGCGTTCTCTAACGCCTCCTGATAGCGCTTACGCTCAGTAATATCACGCCCGAATCCCATTAGCCCGTGACGTTTCCCTACGCGGTCATAAAATGGCACTTTTCGCAGCTCAAAACAGGCTTTTCGCCCATCAGGGTAAACTAACCACTGTTCATAGGTTAATGCCACATTGTGTCTGAAAACTTTCTCATCCGTTTCCATCACTTTCGCTGCAATTTCTTCATCATAAATGTCCAGTGGCGTTAAACCGACTAGCTGTTTTTCACTCTTACCGGTGAGCAGCTCCATTGCACGGTTACAGCCAGAAAATTCATTGTTTTCATTACGATAATAAACAAGGTCGGGGGATGCATCGAGGAATGAACGCAGTAAAACAGATTGCTGTTCGAACTCAATCTGAGTTTGTTCGCGGTATTTCATTTCTTGTTTGAGTTGCTCTAATAACTCAAGATGAGCGCTTTCGGCTTTTTCACGCTCTAAAATTTCTAAGTTAAGTTGCTCAATATTGCCTTGAAGTTGAGTATTCAGTTCCGCATCACGCTTTCGCATTACTTCGAGCTTATCAACCATGCGCGTTAAACGCTGGCGAGACTCTTCTAATTGTTCTACCACCACCGAAAGAAAATAAACCGCTAATGGCGTAATAATTAAGCCAAAGAAAATAGAACCGACCATATCGAGGCTATCGACTTGTCCTCGAAGAAAAATCGCTACCGCCATTTGCATTATCATGGCGAGCACAACTAACGCTGACGCGAGAAGCAAAGAGAAACGCACTAAGCCTAGCTTCATCATTAGGTCAACATAGTATTGTGCAAGACCGCGAAGTACTTTCATAACCACCCCTTAGTTAAATTCTCACTAAATCATATATCAAACAGAGCTTTTTCGGATGGGGTTTCATAAGAAATATCGATCCTGCTCATTAAATCGTCGGTCACAATGGGATATTCACCCGTATATTAGTAACTTTATTACGATAATCACTATTTATATCAATGCTATCAAAGTAAACTTTAATTTATATCATTCCCGAAAAAGAATTTAGCTGGAAAGGTGCCTATGTCCTCTTCAAATATGGGTTCGCCCCGTCTTGAACCCCGTAAAAAAGCGCTGACGATCCGCAAAATTGAATTTGTGGAAATTTACCAGCCAATGAGCGGCATTGAAGCTCAGCATCAGGCCCAGCGTTGCTTATCTTGTGG encodes:
- a CDS encoding penicillin-binding protein activator, with amino-acid sequence MRPSIFLHLKKRLICTAMLSTLALTGCQIESSTTSTTTQQPSVSDASHYQSVIDAAQGKPSMDILRAFISQEPLLTDPVQHQANIDSLWQMLTQMNPEQIQGIEADENILLGWVDLLDIYQNNKDDPEALRTGIEDWKTRYPHNPGAKNLPSALVQGTVTKVGTNPRIALFLPMSGQGQVFGQAIMQGFLDAQKGLPSDPASQAAAAPTEPQSSGNDVLDQIYQEVAATVNENANVEVAASNVRIDATPTNTQSVKVFDTQGKTMPQLVAQATSEGYNLIVGPLLKSEVQAIAQMNAPVNVLALNELDANQLQPRANLCYFSLSPEDEAKNAANQMRLDGKQMPLVLVPASPFGDRIAKAFAEEWQAKGGGTALMQTFGSTASLKESINRGQGIRMTGTPISVDTQGMAPTSSGIDAVYIVATRDELTLVKPMIDMAISSRQRPALYASSRSNQGNSNADYRFEMEDVKFSEVPLLAGANNNLRKQAQGKVNNDYSLFRLYAMGIDAWSLANNYDNLQQHSDQFRVNGASGTLSVNNNCVIYRELPWLQFKQGQVKPAQ
- a CDS encoding YraN family protein translates to MKTVKKSLKWLTGRYYENQALSYLKQQGLAFVARNVRNRAGEIDLIMRDKSGWVFVEVRFRKNSDYGDALLSVNWHKRRKILSTAQYWLAQRQESFETTPCRFDICAITGKQFQWIQNAFNLSEQEYK
- the diaA gene encoding DnaA initiator-associating protein DiaA, which gives rise to MLDRIKVCFTESIQTQIAAAEALPDAISRAAMMMVQSLLNGNKILCCGNGASAATAQRFAASMIHRFETERPSLPALALNTDNTVLTAISGSKQPTEIYAKQVRALGQHGDVLMAISTHGNSADIIKAVEAAVTRDMTIVALTGYDGGELAGLLGPQDVEIRIPSQHSVRIQEVHLLTVNCLCDLIDNTLFPHQND
- the dolP gene encoding division/outer membrane stress-associated lipid-binding lipoprotein; its protein translation is MRLLPIFAIVFSAVLLQGCIGAAVVGTAAVATKSATDPRSVGQQVDDGTLEARVSGQLNKDKDVTSKARIIATAYKGNVLLTGQSPDMSWADKAKQIASNVDGTEKVYNEVRQGQPVDLGTASKDTWLTTKIKSKILASDEVKSGSVKVITENGEVFLLGVLTQQEGAAAAKIASETDGVRRVTTAFTYLN
- the mtgA gene encoding monofunctional biosynthetic peptidoglycan transglycosylase produces the protein MQKFVSRLWYWLKKITLSLLALWLVSVVIFKFIPVPFSAVMVERQLSAWVNFNFSYVSHSTWVSEKQISPCLYLAVIASEDQNFPHHWGFDLDAIERAYKHNSSNKQTVRGASTISQQTVKNLWLWDGRSWLRKGFETAMTPVMELMWSKTRIITVYLNIAEFGEGVFGVEEAANKFFNKPASKLSRQEAALLAAVLPNPHKFHVKNPSSYVLKRQAWILNQMSLLGGRNYLKNNGIGEE
- the elbB gene encoding isoprenoid biosynthesis glyoxalase ElbB, producing the protein MKSIAVILSGCGVFDGSEIHESVLTMLALSKNNAEVHFYAPDEYQATVINHVNGELKTEKRNQMEESARISRGEIAPLSSADASKLDALIIPGGFGVAKNLCDFAVKGSECEINKQLLSLVKAMHQQKKPLGLMCIAPVMLPKMLNTSVKLTIGNDTETIAQIEKMGGEHVVCTVDNIVVDEYNKVVTTPAYMLAQSIAEANIGINKLVEKVLEMA
- the arcB gene encoding aerobic respiration two-component sensor histidine kinase ArcB, producing MKVLRGLAQYYVDLMMKLGLVRFSLLLASALVVLAMIMQMAVAIFLRGQVDSLDMVGSIFFGLIITPLAVYFLSVVVEQLEESRQRLTRMVDKLEVMRKRDAELNTQLQGNIEQLNLEILEREKAESAHLELLEQLKQEMKYREQTQIEFEQQSVLLRSFLDASPDLVYYRNENNEFSGCNRAMELLTGKSEKQLVGLTPLDIYDEEIAAKVMETDEKVFRHNVALTYEQWLVYPDGRKACFELRKVPFYDRVGKRHGLMGFGRDITERKRYQEALENASREKTTFISTISHELRTPLNGIVGLSRILLDTKLTKEQSSYLKTIHVSAVTLGNIFNDVIEMDKIERRKVQLDNQPVALPEFVNDLENLSGLLVQPKGLKFVMDVAHGLPKTILTDGTRLRQILWNLIGNAVKFTQKGEVKLSIWREADDKLFFQVKDSGIGIPKDELDKIFAMYYQVRDSAGGRPATGTGIGLSVSRRLAQSMGGDIRVESDIGHGSTFTLSIIAPEVEAEIEEQQQNEDDYPLPALHILLVEDIELNVVVACSVLENLGNTVDVAMTGKDALEMFAPGEYDLVLLDIQLPDMTGLDISKQLKQQYDKDDLPPLIALTANVLKDKKEYFDAGMDGVLSKPLSVPALTQVIEQFWGENASSNDKHEEQVDMAEVDESILDCEMLEQYIELVGPKLIYDGLEVFEKMLPGYLAILDSNMVAKDQKGIVEEAHKIKGAAGSVGLKNLQKLAQQIQSPELPAWWDNVQEWVDELKQDWKSDIETLRNWVDNRTKK